Genomic window (Vigna radiata var. radiata cultivar VC1973A chromosome 1, Vradiata_ver6, whole genome shotgun sequence):
TTCAAGAAGATACTTCTTCACTTGATGACATGATGAGGGGGATCAATGATCTATAAACATTTGTTGGGAACAACTTCAAAATTATGAATGctaaattaataattagagTTAAACATGGGTGATCACTTTGATACAAATGATGCTCGAGTTGAACATCTTGAGCAAGACATGCAGTATCTGCAACGTCATTTTGGTCCATAGGGCAGATCTTCATAGATAGATTTCCATTTAATTGTAttgtcttataattttatttttaacttcttgTATTGCatttctaatttaataaaatagtttaaattttctttttgactttgttttatacttttcatttctatttacCTTCAAAGAACGACTCATGGTAAAGATAATAATACATGTAAATGTAATCAACAACCatgtctttaaaataattaaaataagtacacaATAACAACATACACATATGTTAAAAAAGTATGTCAATGTAATCAACAAACATAACTTACATTGATGgtgaaaaaccaaaaaaacactttgttttAACACTAAAACCCTCTAGTAATCAATTACAACCATGCTTTAATCGATTACTAGAGAGTTTTTGTCCATTTACATTGTTGGTAATCGGTTACAACCCtgctataatcgattaccagagagTTTTTGTCTATACAAGATGAAGTTATGCCCCTCTCCAGGACTTCAACtctttgtaattgattacaaaacCTGGAAATCGGTTATTAGACCCTAAAATCGATTTTGGGTGTACAACTTTGCCTCTAACCATTGTGTCAGGGTGAAATCATGCAGAAAAAACATGACTTCTTCATTTGAAGTTGCCTGGGTTTTCACAACTTacttacatttataattttaaaaaaatgtgtctATTTACGTAAAATCAAACTCTTTTTTACCCATTTACGTAATTAAACGGTAGATTGAATCATTGTTAAATGTGTATGAACTCTTCATGTTCTTGAAAATTAGCAAATTAATGTTATTGAAAGTTTTATTTGTTCCATATAGATTGAGATTCAAGTGAATggtaatttataaatacaaaattgaagcgactagttattttagttttttttttttatatatataatttgactCTGCTCCTCCTTCTTGAAttccttttcataaaaattacatttcaataataaaattgtctTGTAAAATCTCAAAACAAGTGTGATAGTTGTACTactaaatcaaaattttgattcGTTAAATTGCCAACATCTAACGAtttacttattttcttatttttttcttgattatatccatttttttttcgtcctcctttttcctttttttctcttctttttttcatcttccttcatTTTATAGTGTAATTGATAGATGTGGTAATCGTATTAATTATCGAGGTGTCATAAATAACTTATTTTGGATGATAAAGTTAATGAAACATAAAGTTAGTGTTGACGTGAAACTTGGAAGTCATTACAAACaaagaattgaaaaacaaaatttcaattagccattatgtatattaattaaaatacaactcaATTTTTAAAGTTCTTCCTTGAGATTCAATTGAATCCTTCCGTATATATACAATaacttaaaatagttttttcttttaaatatgaaGTTTATCTtctattgtttataattttttaaccaatctaagtttcaatataaaaagtgataataaaaaatatttttataaagtcatttacaaataataatcatttgCTCACTTAATTGCATTACTTTTTGTTAACTCTTTGACATATGTACCAAGTTATGCAAATATTAAAGTTCTCTAAGTAGTAACcgtaaaataagttttttaagaAACTTGTACAATACCAAATAATCGTACAATTAATAGTTATCATAAAGTaaagaatattttcataatttaagaatatatgcaaaaaagtaaaattgatacATAAATAAGTAACTTACACATATACACATAAACACATGCACACGCAGGcatacacacatatacacataGAGACATAcaaagacacacaaacacatagatAAAGACACATACACATAGAAACATAGACAAATACAAACACAGATGAATACAAACACACTCTtatgaaaaaacaatttttgtgaacaattttgaaaacaaaaggtgtaattttttattttacagcAACTATGACAAAACAAGACAAagcaaaaaatatttctatcaaaattgTGACAAACCAGATTTTTAAAGattattagaaaatttaaaaatatgacataCATTTATCAACTTGAGAAGCATTGTTGATCCCATGAAGATATTTTACTAGTTAAATTATAAGTTTACATGCCTAtaactttcttaattttgttatgatttGTAAGAACAAATGCTCTAAAAATGGAGCATCTATATACAagaattatacaaataaaaattatgaaatgtattagaaagtgggtttgcacctcacttatatattataaattgaccttaatCCTCTTCACGCTGATGCCGAAGTAAAATGCTCACTTAGAACTCATTAGGATATGCTCTAACCTGCCTCtcataccatattagaaagtgtgTTTtagtctaactcaactccacaagaccggcttgtaaggtaaggtttgcacctcacttatatattataaattgactttatctttagtcgacgtgagacttccaacaaaataaattatattttttaataatgggtATAAATTCCAcgcttataataaaaaacaaattttaagcTTGAAAAATACCACCCAAAAGATAGAACCAGCATACAtatattgttgagatttttATTCCACATCTAAATTGATCATTGTAACCTTGTATTTTGCTTGGTCAAGTTTATGCTAAAATCCCACAGTTTCTTTGCCAAATCCATGTCCCTTCCATGCGAGCATGCTTCTGAAACATTATTATCCACAAAATACTTGCCACTGATTCCATTTACTTCTGGGTGTAATGCTGCATAGCATGTTGTCGAAGCTCCCTATAATcatacaagttttttttatacattttctgGTTCAACTTTTTAatcttgaaaaattatattttgttaaatgtaaaataaaagaggaatacttaaaaatatatttaaatNTACTTTATATTGATTCTAGTGAATCAAACTTACCTGCTGCACATTTTTCACCACATTTCCAGCTAGAATATGTATTACAAACGGCCTTATCAGATTCCACACACCTGCATATAAANtaagaagtaaattttaactcaattttataaaattaattaataaaataatgcttatatttatttatatatattataaatttattttatttttaatcaatattatattaaatatctaatatatatCTCTCTCAGCtccaaacatatatattttaaatataaaactaaatattaataaataattttataacaagGGACATGTTCATGAATAATATAATGaactaaacaaataataaaattcattatgatatattttaacacATTACTTTAAACATCTATTTTATTTGTGTAGTAATTTAAATGATGTTATTTACATTAGTCTGATGTAAACCATAAAGTTACAGAAATGTATGGATTACCTGTGAGTAGAGGACTCTGAAGGTAAATATTGGTGACAGTGGCTCCTGGATGAAGAGAATTAGCAGTAATATCCACTCCATCTTCCTGATCATTTACAAAATCGAACAACTGCTACAATTATGGCATGTTGAAATAATGcataacatttaataatttataactcaCTATGGCACAACCTTGAGACGTCTTGCAAGTTCATTGGCATGTAAAATATTAGCAAGCTTTGATTGTCCATAGGCACGCCAACTGCTGTAACTAtacacaaacaaagaaaatttattatgcacttcttctcttcttttcttgaaatcGATTGATACACAAAATTACATCTTTTTACTCTGTTTCATCAATGAATAGGATTGTTTTTtggatgaatatatatatatatatatatatatatatatatatatatatatatatattataaatctaCTTGCATAGATTTGAACTCCTTAGTACCTTGATGGATCGTTAAGTTTGTCAAAAAGGATTCCGTNAGGATAAGTAAATCTATGACCNATGGAGGAGACATTAANAATTCTTCCTTGTATCTTACTTTCTCTTGCtgttttcttcatattttccaNCAACAGATTTGTTAGAAGAAAATGACCTGTCAAATTATGTTCcacaaaatacaaaacattgagattattttcacaattttccCCAACccaatatcataataaaattaatgtaatgaaTACCTAAATAATTTATAGCAAATTGAAGTTCAATGTTATCCTTCGATAGCATGAAAGGGCATGCACAAATCCCTGCATTATTTCTtagaatttaagaaaaaaggGAAGTTAGAAAAATAGTAAATGAAAGACAAAAGTGGAATAAAGTTTTGGTGCTTACATCAAAATATTCAATGGAAGAGAAGTTGAATTAAATTCATCAGCAAAATGATGAACAGATGCCATTGAACTTAGATCCAACTTCATGACATCAACTTTAGCAGTGGGAAATTGCTTAAGTATTGAATCCTTAACATTGTAAGCATCCATCATATCAATCACTCCCATTATCACATGCACACCACGCAATGCAAGAACACGAGCAGTCTCAGCACCTATACCGCTTGATGCACCTGTTCTTCTTTCAACACCATCAACAACTTCAATTAAAATGTCTAATGTAATTAACCAATATAATAAGTTTCACCTTCAGTAATGTAACGACAAATTGGTGACGTGTGTGATTTctaacaatttaatcaatctagTTACAAAACTATATTGTTAGGAAGAAAGTATTGCGGTCAAAATGGGTTACCAATTCTGACCGAGCACGGCTCACTACGAATTGGTTACTTAGTAATTCAACTTAACCTGGTTCATTTATTACTGAgctgaaaaaattcaaattcggTCCGACGAATCAGGAGTggttagggatgacaacgggtcgggtcggacaTGGATAGTGTCTACTCGCAACCCGACCCGACAAAAAAACTTCACCCGCTACCTGACCCGCTACCCGCACGGATACTCGTTTAAAAAGTATCcacggatattttaaaacccgcggatatccacggatacccacaaatatttaaaaaaatatatttttataaattattaaaataaaatttaaatagaattacaaaaatatatataaaatataatataaattaaattaaatataaattaaaatttaatttttgtttcggttgaattggtccGAGGGTCAGTCgttcttctttgctttcttctcttttgatcttcaatccttcctgAGAATGCCATCTACTCTGATGGGTTGTTGACGTATAGAAGACACTCTGAGactcaagatataaaaaggtctaaattttattaggatagaagaggaaAATTGTAAGTAGATATCAAttgttgtatatttatagagcctgTAGCAGGTAagtccattgattaaccattaatgcaacatatttttaggcaatcaaacccaataatcaataattaatattgtatattttgtaaagaataagataatctgacctattaattagtgcagtatatttttTAGGCAACCAAACCtgataatcaataatcaattgtaaagagtaagacaatctgacctattaatacctattaattgtccataaatgacaattaattccaatcggtatacttcatatagtacaattttaattaaatttaaccttgtaaaatataaattaatgttaattttaattaaatttaacttaataaaataaaaatgaaatttttatttttattttttgtgggtaACGGATATCCatgggtacggatagtataatacccgcactCGATCCGTTTATATgcggatattaaaatactcgTTATCTGCAGGTTTCAGATAGTAAATATTCGTGGATATCAACTATTTGTCGCGGATTATATCCGCGGGTGCGGATTTTTTTGTTATCCCTACGAGTGGTGGGTTAAGCGAGTTGACTCATTTAGTCACttaattttgagtttttattaaatccaaaaaaaattacaattttttgttattcaaatttaaataaaattcatttagttAAACtcaaaaaacaattcaaaaaaaaaagtaacatataactcaaatgtaatccaaaagaaaactcaaaaagcgaataaataagtttataatattgataatttttgtatcacttatccatttataagatCAGAGTGTtgaatgaataatttataatattttgctgtcttgaaacatcttttttttttttttattcgcatttacaatataataaaaaaatattaacaaataatattgaaacaaaaaataataaataattaaattaaattaggtggatTGATGAATCAATTCGACTCACTAGGAATTAATCCGGATAAACCGAGTTATAAATGAGTTGAGTTGAAAATTGAtccgtataaaaaaaaaaatatttttttcaatccaaCTCAATTCGAACCCGTAATAAACATGACTCGTGAGttctaattcattttaataatactaCGAGCACCAGGAAAAAGACTATGAATTGTCTATCATAATAGAACATGTGAAGTACAACAGAATAGTAATATTAACTTGTTTCTATGataaattcattcattcacataattatattatgttgattgagaaaaaaaagaagaaaaaacatatataaaaatcaatgttGTGGTTaactgttttttaatatttatatgtaaatttgTGAAGATTGTATTAATTTTGTCTTATTATTTTGAAGGTTCTTAAATTCATCTCATTTCTTAAATAAGCGGGTCCATATAATCAATGGTCACAATATTATTGGAGTTAtacatcatatttttcttaactttgaaTGTCGTGGTTGATACTTACAACTGGATTAACACTTAAGGAAATTAttgtttctcttaatttttttaccataaaaTAAAGGACAGTGAAATCATAATAGAAACATAAATTTGAATGTTTGGATTGGAGAGACAATCtgataaaaaaagttcaaatatatgtttattacaatgaaatatctttatttatattttcaaagataatattttctttacctGGTTTTTTACTTTACATTATGAActgaatagaaaaagaaaatgattgagaaagagaaaaatagtgACCTGTGACAATTGCAGTGAGACCATCACCATGGATTCCAAGAGTAACTTCTTCTGCTGTGGAAGATGATGAAAACCCAGAATCTCCTTTTCTACTGAATAGCCACATCTTTCCTTTCTGTATCAAACTCTCTAATTCTATATATCTTCCGTATTGATTGCAGAAATGCAGTACCACTTGCTGATATAAATAGATGTGTGCAGGAACACACCTACACAAATCATAAATGAAGGTGTTAGATGGCAATTTGGTTATATGTTCCCTCAAACTCCCATTTTGTCTAGTTGCTCAAAGAAATCACGATCCCACAACTCTGAATATTTTATTACCATTTTATGAGTATaacttttagttattttttcgtgtttatatatatatatatatataggaactatattaatttacaaattctattaattataatttctctaTCTTTAACTTTGAGATATTAAATAGTTATGTAAATGAAGTTAGCCAAGATAGATATGCTATAATTGActtagtttaatttttcttttatatatgataaaattatgttCCTTTTCATTGGTGGGTTTTGTTTTCCGTATAGGTATAATCTGGATCTGAATTCTATATTTCTTAGGGTAGAATGCATATGAAGGATGGCATTAATATTTACTTGTCTCATGAAATTAAAATCTAGGTGTAAGTTTTGTTAACATGGATATTGTTTCGATAATGGGATCTGAGACTGAAGACACTCCAAGTTTCTCTTCTATTTGCCGATCTTTCAACGTCTGCTGAAAGCCTTCTCTTGAACACCGAACAGTTGTGACCTGCAAGAAACACTCTGACGTTCAAGTCAGATAAGTCTTAAGAAGGTCTTAGTGAATGTGATTAGACAAAAAGTAGGTTTACCTGGTCATTAACGTTATATTTATAGGCATTAGGCCCAACGATTAACATTAATTGCTCATAAACACTGTATCTTCTGTTTCTCTTTATGTAATATTCGCCTATTAAAGTTATTTACATTGCTTCTAACATTATTAATTACCTTTTAATGTTGCCTTTAATGTTCTTTCACTGCTCATCCTTACAACCGGATTTCCCCGACCTCAACCGATCAGTCTTCTCATACTACATAAGCCCTCAACCCTGAGCGGCTCCACAAGCGAAGGGGTTTTGCTACTGtcttgaaatttgaattgttgCAACTGTCCACTCTCGAACTTGCCTCGTCGCACCGGTTGAAGTCGAAAGGTTGTACCCTATCAGCCACACGATTGGCTTATCATGGAGGGTCATGATTGACTCGTCAGTCAGTCAAGACTGGACACGAAGAGTCGCCTTTTCTCCACCATTAGATCTCAGGCCAATGGACGATTGCGATGAATACATGAAACCGCCTTTGTAGGCTATAAATAGGTGGAGGGTCCCCCCTCACTtttgtcattttctttctcaGAATTCCCCCACCGATCTCAACGATCTTTCCTAAGGTgatgtcttcttcttcttggctGACCGATGAGCTCAGTGGTGAAGGACATGTTGATGATGTGATGGCATCGTCGTCGTCATCGTCAACGTCTTGGTCTTCTACTTTGGGCTCCCCTGGTTCTCCTGATCGACGGGAAATTGTTAATGAAGACATTGAGCTGAATGTAGATAATTCTCTCGAATGGTCCTAGATCACCCCACCTCCTGCAGTAAAGGGGTACGATTGGGCCCCTCACGAGCTTCGTGGTTactgttggctgcaaaaccaactgcaagtgcaccggtcgcagcatagcaagtgataaatatcgttctctcccaagggacttgtgcaacacatgacaactcttccttttataactcaattagacatcaaagtgcacaaaaaaacacaagaaactatttttggtattttatcaaacagttggtgtgcaaggaatttaacatagtgtatttacaatttgtcaagactagagttcatccacttcattcttatgcatttacaaacaactcaattccatcaattagGTGTTTaatttcagttctaagttcaagtcatattttccaatacatcaagaactaGAATTCAAGCCATGNNNNNNNNNNNNNNNNNNNNNNNNNNNNNNNNNNNNNNNNNNNNNNNNNNNNNNNNNNNNNNNNNNNNNNNNNNNNNNNNNNNNNNNNNNNNNNNNNNNNNNNNNNNNNNNNNNNNNNNNNNNNNNNNNNNNNNNNNNNNNNNNNNNNNNNNNNNNNNNNNNNNNNNNNNaagatgcaaagcctttcccaaggttcttggcagctgctccatgctccatttgcgcctccccttcgcatctccatctctaATTTGTGACCCATATTCTTCCTCAaaccaaaaggggcaaaatcaccattgaagaagcttgaatatccaaggaggagtgggagagcttcccaacaccccaaatagcctccaagggcctctcccaatctctctaggtgaagaatgaagtgtaggaggagaagaatgccccaaaaatcgcgagacccatgtttaaataatccattttgacacatcagcggaaaGTCGCGTCTAGCGCCCTTCTAAGGTGCCCAGGCGtgaaatctgcagaaaaagggcgctcagcgcccctcAGGGGCGCCCGGGCGCTATAATTAAGCACCAACAGCGAACCATAGGACGTTGGGCGCCCTTTTGGGGCGCCCGGGCGTGGAAATTGGGCTGCAGCACACAGAAGGGCGCCCAGGGCCCTCAGGGGCTCCCGGGCGCGGACATctttgacaacattctaaaattcaggctcttgcgcgattccaaaggcgtccaacatgggtatttgcttcaaattgatcttttatggtcccaaaacatgttcccttgagttcttgcttgttttcctccattAGAATTTCTTCCTATTCacttatttcacacactcaaacgtagagattagaggtaaaaacaagcatatactaaataaaacacaagaaaactagaaaacacactaaacgtgaggataaaacaaggtaaaagctatgaaggagttgatttgttcacaaaatatacacacacaaacacgtaaaATCAATCGTTATCACTCCCCCACACTTAAaaccttgcttgtcctcaagcaagaGGTAACTTGGCTAAGAAAAACATCTACTCAACAAAAGTCAAATAACTAGGAAGCAAGTTCACACAATCTAATTAGATAACATTCATGAGTGCTCTTCTTTCAATACTAATCCAAAGAGAATACGTGTAATGTTGTAAATCCTTAGCTATGGTGCTCACAATGAAATGTTACAAGAATGAATGTACATGCTTTATGAGAGATTAAAAATCATGGCAATGATGTTTTCATTGATCAACCAAAGGAACCAATCCTCAATAGAAAAAGTGTTTTCACTCAAGTACACTAGTGTATAAGGGTGTGTCATTCTCTCATCTACCTCTAACAGCACAAAATTTGACTTTGCTTTTCATTTCAAGAGCCAAGAATTATcaaaacatacaaacacaacaaGGGCTTTATTTGATGGTCTGACAAGgcaaagaaggaaattggtgtaTCAAGGTAATGTGAAGGATTAAAGTGAGCAATCACATCATTTTTACAGTTTTATCATTATACTCTGTTTTGTCTGAAAACTGGAACCAAACACCCACTTGCAGTCaccttattcatatattttcttttttttttctttttctactttctttttctttttcttttatagatgacATATATACAAGAATGCATCTCATCAACCAACACTAATTCACCATTATTACTCATGCtccctttttaataataacttccCCCACACTTGAATCATACTACTGACCATGGAAACCTTACTCTCCCATCAAGGTGAGAATGTCAATCATATTCAACAACACTTAAGGTTTCAAAAGTGAAGGTAAGTTTCTTTAAATGCTGAAAAGTTTGCACAAGAGTTCTAATCTTTGAAACACAATTGGCTAATCTGGGTATATGATGCACAGAGGGAAAGAAAGAGGACCTTGTTTCAATGTAAGCATGCAAATGAATAATAACTAGCAATGAAACTCAAACAAAGTTAATTGTAACCAAAAGAGATAGCACTCAGATAAAAACTCTGAGGCACAAAATGTCACCCGGTTAAGTTCTTTGGTTTCCAATGGTTGTCATACACCATGCCACAATCATTaaccacaacaaaaacaataacaacattctCAATATACCTACATGAGAACAACCACAAGCATAAGTTttcactaaatcacaacacattCTCAAGGTATTCCAAAACCAATTTATGAGCAAACACGNNNNNNNNNNNNNNNNNNNNNNNNNNNNNNNNNNNNNNNNNNNNNNNNNNNNNNNNNNNNNNNNNNNNNNNNNNNNNNNNNNNNNNNNNNNNNNNNNNNNNNNNNNNNNNNNNNNNNNNNNNNNNNNNNNNNNNNNNNNNNNNNNNNNNNNNNNNNNNNNNNNNNNNNNNNNNNNNNNNNNNNNNNNNNNNNNNNNNNNNNNNNNNNNNNNNNNNNNNNNNNNNNNNNNNNNNNNNNNNNNNNNNNNNNNNNNNNNNNNNNNNNNNNNNNNNNNNNNNNNNNNNNNNNNNNNNNNNNNNNNNNNNNNNNNNNNNNNNNNNNNNNNNNNNNNNNNNNNNNNNNNNNNNNNNNNNNNNNNNNNNNNNNNNNNNNNNNNNNNNNNNNNNNNNNNNNNNNNNNNNNNNNNNNNNNNNNNNNNNNNNNNNNNNNNNNNNNNNNNNNNNNNNNNNNNNNNNNNNNNNNNNNNNNNNNNNNNNNNNNNNNNNNNNNNNNNNNNNNNNNNNNNNNNNNNNNNNNNNNNNNNNNNNNNNNNNNNNNNNNNNNNNNNNNNNNNNNNNNNNNNNNNNNNNNNNNNNNNNNNNNNNNNNNNNNNNNNNNNNNNNNNNNNNNNNNNNNNNNNNNNNNNNNNNNNNNNNNNNNNNNNNNNNNNNNNNNNNNNNNNNNNNNNNNNNNNNNNNNNNNNNNNNNNNNNNNNNNNNNNNNNNNNNNNNNNNNNNNNNNNNNNNNNNNNNNNNNNNNNNNNNNNNNNNNNNNNNNNNNNNNNNNNNNNNNNNNNNNNNNNNNNNNNNNNNNNNNNNNNNNNNNNNNNNNNNNNNNNNNNNNNNNNNNNNNNNNNNNNNNNNNNNNNNNNNNNNNNNNNNNNNNNNNNNNNNNNNNNNNNNNNNNNNNNNNNNNNNNNNNNNNNNNNNNNNNNNNNNNNNNNNNNNNNNNNNNNNNNNNNNNNNNNNNNNNNNNNNNNNNNNNNNNNNNNNNNNNNNNNNNNNNNNNNNNNNNNNNNNNNNNNNNNNNNNNNNNNNNNNNNNNNNNNNNNNNNNNNNNNNNNNNNNNNNNNNNNNNNNNNNNNNNNNNNNNNNNNNNNNNNNNNNNNNNNNNNNNNNNNNNNNNNNNNNNNNNNNNNNNNNNNNNNNNNNNNNNNNNNNNNNNNNNNNNNNNNNNNNNNNNNNNNNNNNNNNNNNNNNNNNNNNNNNNNNNNNNNNNNNNNNNNNNNNNNNNNNNNNNNNNNNNNNNNNNNNNNNNNNNNNNNNNNNNNNNNNNNNNNNNNNNNNNNNNNNNNNNNNNNNNNNNNNNNNNNNNNNNNNNNNNNNNNNNNNNNNNNNNNNNNNNNNN
Coding sequences:
- the LOC106769594 gene encoding short-chain dehydrogenase TIC 32, chloroplastic-like isoform X1 is translated as MWLFSRKGDSGFSSSSTAEEVTLGIHGDGLTAIVTGASSGIGAETARVLALRGVHVIMGVIDMMDAYNVKDSILKQFPTAKVDVMKLDLSSMASVHHFADEFNSTSLPLNILINNAGICACPFMLSKDNIELQFAINYLGHFLLTNLLXENMKKTARESKIQGRIXNVSSXGHRFTYPXGILFDKLNDPSSYSSWRAYGQSKLANILHANELARRLKEDGVDITANSLHPGATVTNIYLQSPLLTGVWNLIRPFVIHILAGNVVKNVQQGASTTCYAALHPEVNGISGKYFVDNNVSEACSHGRDMDLAKKLWDFSINLTKQNTRLQ
- the LOC106769594 gene encoding short-chain dehydrogenase TIC 32, chloroplastic-like isoform X2; amino-acid sequence: MGVIDMMDAYNVKDSILKQFPTAKVDVMKLDLSSMASVHHFADEFNSTSLPLNILINNAGICACPFMLSKDNIELQFAINYLGHFLLTNLLXENMKKTARESKIQGRIXNVSSXGHRFTYPXGILFDKLNDPSSYSSWRAYGQSKLANILHANELARRLKEDGVDITANSLHPGATVTNIYLQSPLLTGVWNLIRPFVIHILAGNVVKNVQQGASTTCYAALHPEVNGISGKYFVDNNVSEACSHGRDMDLAKKLWDFSINLTKQNTRLQ